Proteins found in one Bacillota bacterium genomic segment:
- a CDS encoding polysaccharide deacetylase family protein, whose protein sequence is MPRPSTDFWREALKSSSGGRGLAGAGRRGTAFGRAIAAFLVVAVAIAVFLGSGLVLRSLDGAGAPEPEPPRHVVVLVYHHLAPADQIINPHNTVSPERFEEQLTWFKGHGYETIALADLYAYLSGTTRAEAAPKVPGRSPLARILSVLAPSQARIIKGRAPGQLPAKPLVITFDDGYESNYVYAYPILKRHGFHASIGLIGRVVRDGPAGPFDPGVLTYLTWDEVREMAKDGTIDFQSHTYDLHQLAPDGTPATLSRPREAVLTDLVGVKGLIEMETGQPVLALAYPYGRHTPELDALAAEAGYKLGLTIDEGFERPGDDRFKVKRFILSMDDTPERLAARFPDAGP, encoded by the coding sequence TTGCCCAGACCCTCGACAGATTTCTGGCGTGAGGCGCTCAAGTCCTCTTCCGGCGGCCGCGGTCTGGCGGGCGCGGGCCGGCGCGGCACGGCGTTCGGGCGGGCCATCGCCGCGTTTCTGGTCGTGGCCGTGGCCATCGCCGTTTTCCTGGGCTCGGGCCTCGTCCTCCGATCCCTGGACGGAGCCGGTGCCCCGGAGCCCGAGCCCCCGCGGCACGTGGTCGTCCTCGTCTATCATCACCTGGCGCCGGCCGATCAGATCATCAACCCGCACAACACGGTCTCTCCCGAGCGGTTCGAGGAGCAGTTGACCTGGTTTAAAGGCCACGGCTATGAGACCATCGCCCTGGCCGACCTGTATGCCTACCTGAGCGGGACGACCCGGGCCGAAGCCGCTCCGAAAGTCCCCGGCCGCTCCCCCTTGGCGCGCATCTTGAGCGTCCTCGCCCCAAGCCAGGCCCGGATCATCAAGGGGCGCGCCCCCGGGCAGCTCCCGGCGAAGCCGCTGGTGATCACCTTTGATGACGGCTATGAGAGCAATTACGTCTACGCCTACCCGATCCTGAAGAGGCATGGCTTCCACGCCTCCATCGGCCTCATCGGCCGGGTCGTCCGGGACGGGCCGGCCGGCCCCTTCGACCCCGGCGTCCTCACCTACCTGACTTGGGACGAGGTCCGCGAGATGGCCAAGGACGGGACCATCGACTTCCAGTCTCACACCTACGACCTTCATCAGCTGGCCCCGGACGGCACCCCGGCCACCCTGTCCCGGCCGCGCGAGGCCGTCCTGACCGACCTGGTCGGGGTCAAGGGGCTCATCGAAATGGAAACGGGCCAGCCGGTGCTGGCCCTGGCCTACCCGTATGGACGTCACACCCCCGAGCTCGACGCGCTGGCCGCCGAGGCCGGCTACAAGCTCGGCCTGACCATCGACGAGGGGTTCGAGCGGCCGGGCGATGATCGGTTCAAGGTCAAGCGGTTCATCCTCTCGATGGACGACACGCCCGAACGACTGGCCGCCCGGTTCCCGGACGCGGGGCCCTGA
- a CDS encoding Yip1 family protein — MNEDKTEQQGPVIPEAPPGPDPKVGGAPARRGPDFLELVYGILFSPRKTFRELAEAPPVGQAVAVFLAVNIVSTTLMTISLGSRLSATAFGLAPAAFVFAGLVLGLIDWFVVTAVFHLVAEMLGGKGRGLSLFYLVALANLPRLINAPLMLLTFTPARTLEVLLSLAVTIWVAVLYIIAVAEVHHITSGQATVTVVLPMAAVFAVVAALIIAFAGLAALILPMIPGGLPLLPQL, encoded by the coding sequence TTGAACGAAGACAAGACCGAACAGCAGGGTCCCGTCATCCCGGAGGCTCCACCCGGCCCCGATCCCAAGGTAGGCGGGGCACCCGCGCGCCGCGGGCCCGACTTCCTCGAGCTGGTTTACGGCATCCTCTTCTCCCCCCGAAAGACCTTCCGTGAGCTGGCCGAGGCGCCGCCCGTCGGCCAGGCGGTGGCCGTCTTCCTGGCGGTCAACATCGTCTCGACCACCCTGATGACCATATCCCTCGGGTCGAGGCTGTCGGCCACGGCCTTTGGTCTGGCCCCGGCAGCCTTCGTCTTCGCCGGTCTGGTCCTCGGGCTCATCGACTGGTTCGTCGTCACCGCCGTGTTCCACCTGGTGGCCGAGATGCTGGGCGGCAAGGGCCGCGGCCTGAGCCTGTTCTACCTGGTCGCCCTGGCCAACCTGCCGCGGCTGATCAACGCCCCCCTGATGCTCCTGACCTTCACCCCGGCCCGGACCCTGGAGGTCCTCCTCAGCCTGGCCGTCACCATTTGGGTGGCCGTCTTGTATATCATCGCCGTGGCCGAGGTCCATCACATCACCAGCGGCCAAGCCACGGTAACCGTGGTTCTGCCGATGGCCGCGGTCTTCGCGGTCGTCGCCGCCCTGATCATCGCCTTCGCCGGGTTGGCGGCTCTGATACTGCCGATGATCCCCGGCGGCCTGCCACTGCTCCCACAGCTATAG
- a CDS encoding oxaloacetate decarboxylase subunit alpha, whose protein sequence is MPVKKPTERVKTGPAKRSADRPVQITDTTLRDGHQSLLATRMRTEDMLPIADRMDRVGFSSLEVWGGATFDSCLRFLNEDPWDRLRVLRKVFKRTKLQMLLRGQNLVGYKHYPDDVVEAFVKAAVGNGVDILRIFDALNDVRNMEKAMAAGKKAGAHIQGTISYTISPVHDVEHQVKMAEQLADLGADSICIKDMAGILTPSAAVDLVTALKRSVGLPVQVHCHYTSGMASMTYLKAIEAGADVIDTAISSLALGTSQPATETMVAALAGTPYDTGLDLGLLSEIAEHFKAVRAKYGQFDVAGSMVDTNVLMYQIPGGMISNFVSQLKQQNALDRLPDVLREVPRVRQDLGYPPLVTPTSQIVGTQAVLNVLMGERYKMVANEVKAYARGLYGRPPGKVDPAIRRKIIGDEKPITHRPADDLPPGLEEAKKEIAPLMEQEEDVLSYALFPPVAKKFFEERMAARTGTDQDLVEQARKESKLGYYPV, encoded by the coding sequence ATGCCGGTCAAGAAACCAACTGAGCGGGTCAAGACCGGGCCGGCCAAGCGAAGCGCCGACCGCCCGGTACAGATCACCGATACCACCCTCCGCGACGGCCACCAGTCGCTCCTGGCGACCCGCATGCGGACGGAAGACATGCTCCCGATCGCCGATAGGATGGACCGGGTGGGCTTTTCCTCCCTCGAGGTCTGGGGCGGGGCGACCTTCGATTCCTGCCTGCGCTTCCTGAACGAGGACCCTTGGGACCGGCTGCGGGTCCTCCGCAAGGTCTTCAAACGCACCAAGCTGCAGATGCTTCTGCGCGGGCAGAACCTGGTCGGCTACAAGCACTATCCGGACGACGTCGTCGAAGCCTTCGTCAAGGCGGCGGTCGGGAACGGCGTCGACATCCTTCGCATCTTCGACGCCCTGAACGACGTGCGCAACATGGAGAAGGCCATGGCCGCGGGGAAGAAGGCCGGGGCCCACATCCAGGGGACCATCTCCTACACCATCAGCCCCGTTCACGACGTGGAGCACCAGGTCAAGATGGCCGAGCAGTTGGCCGACCTGGGGGCCGACTCGATCTGCATCAAGGACATGGCCGGGATCCTCACCCCATCGGCCGCCGTCGACCTCGTCACCGCGCTCAAGCGGTCGGTCGGGCTGCCGGTCCAGGTCCACTGCCACTACACCTCGGGGATGGCCTCGATGACCTACCTAAAGGCGATCGAGGCCGGCGCCGACGTCATCGACACGGCCATCTCCTCGCTGGCCCTGGGCACCTCGCAGCCGGCGACCGAGACGATGGTTGCCGCCCTGGCCGGGACCCCCTATGACACCGGTCTGGACCTCGGCCTCCTGTCCGAGATAGCCGAGCACTTCAAGGCCGTTCGCGCCAAGTACGGCCAGTTCGACGTGGCCGGGAGCATGGTCGACACCAACGTCCTGATGTACCAGATCCCCGGCGGGATGATCTCCAATTTCGTCTCCCAACTCAAACAGCAGAACGCCCTCGATCGGCTGCCCGACGTCCTTCGAGAGGTCCCGCGGGTCCGCCAGGACCTCGGCTACCCGCCCCTGGTCACCCCGACCAGCCAGATCGTCGGCACCCAGGCCGTCCTCAACGTCCTCATGGGCGAACGTTACAAGATGGTGGCCAACGAGGTCAAGGCCTACGCCAGGGGGCTCTATGGGCGCCCTCCGGGGAAGGTCGATCCGGCCATCCGGCGGAAGATCATCGGCGATGAGAAGCCCATCACCCACCGTCCGGCCGACGACCTGCCGCCCGGCCTCGAGGAGGCCAAGAAAGAAATCGCCCCCCTCATGGAACAAGAGGAGGACGTCCTGTCTTACGCGCTCTTCCCGCCGGTGGCCAAGAAGTTCTTCGAGGAGCGGATGGCCGCCCGCACCGGGACCGATCAGGACCTCGTCGAGCAGGCGAGGAAGGAGAGCAAGCTGGGGTACTATCCGGTCTAG